Below is a genomic region from Nocardioides panacis.
ACCGGTATGCCATCAGCCGTTGAGCGCCCTGGACCGGCACGGAGGTCGGTCGGGTCGCTTCGGTCTGCGCTGCGGGGCCGTCCACGCCGTCACGGATGGGGGTGACCCGGTAGGTCACGTGCTCGCCGGGAGCGACGTCGTGGTCGCCGTAGGCGTAGTGCCAGGTGGAGAAGTTGCGCGGCAGCGTGACGAGCTCGGTCCACCCGCCGGCGTCGCGGTGCCGCTCCAGGCGGTAGCGGTCCGCTTCAGGCCGGGAGTCGTCCCACGAGACGCCGAGGCCGTTCGCGGTCGGGTAGGTGGCCAGCCCTGCCGGGGCGCCCTCCGCGAGAGCGGCCGAGACGAGCCGGGGGGCGGCCACACCTGGTGCGCTGGTCACCGTGGCGACGATGCCGGCGACCAGCACGGCGGTGAGCAGGCGTGACGCAACATTCCGCACGGTGACGGGTCCCCCTTGTTGTCCGACGGGCCGAGACGGTTCGAGGACCGCCGTCGTGACCAGCCTCCCGCCGAATCCTAGGTCCGGTGCCGACTCGTCGTTGAAGAACTGGTGGGCGAGTCGGTTCGTTGAGACTGTCCGTCCCTATTACGGCTGCGCCAGCAATGAGCGCGCCCGTCGACTGGGCCCCGCGAGGGAGGGCTGCCGTCGTCGGGACACGCCAGTCCGTATACCCGTCGCACCGGCCGACGTGGCGGCTATCCCTCGCGTTGACGCAGCGCACGCAGACTGCGGTCGCCTATGCTCGCTGGCGCGGACCTGGCGACTCGACGACACCGGCGAGGGTCTGGCCGCCAAGGGGGAGGTTCCGTGGAGCTCGAGCTGTCCGGCCAGGTCGCCGTCGTCACGGGTGCCAGCAAGGGGATTGGCCTTGCGGTGGTCACGGCGTTGGTCAACGAGGGGTTCACGTCGTGGCCGGGGCCCGGAGCGCGTCCGCCGAGATCGTCGCGCTCGTGGACGCGGGTTCGGTCACCTTCGTGGCAACGGATCTCGCTGCACCGGATGGCCCGGACCAGTTGGTGGCCGAGGCTCTGGAGCGGGGACGGCTGGACATCCTTGTGAACAACGTCGGAGCGGTCACGCCGCGGATGAACGGCTTCCTCGACGTCACCGACGAGGAGTGGTTCCGTTCGCTCACGCTCAACCTGATGGCGGCCGTGCGGACCACCCGCGCCGCACTCCCGATGATGCTCGAGGCCGGTCGCGGAAGCATCGTGATGACCAGCTCGGTCAACGCCTACCTTCCCAGCCCCGGCGTCATGGACTACAGCGCCGCGAAGGCCGCCCTCAGCAGCTTCAGCAAGGCACTGTCCATGGAGGTCGGGCCGCGCGGTGTGCGCGTGAACACGGTCAGTCCCGGCCCGGTCCACACCGACATGTGGCTCGGTACAGACGGCATTGCGCAGCGTGTCGCCCAGGTGACCGGGTCGACTCCGGAGGACGTGGCAGCGGGAACGGCGTCCGGGAGCGTGACCGGCCGGTTCTCCGATCCGGCCGAGGTCGCTGATGCGGTGCTGTTTCTCGCCAGCCGACGCTCGGGCAACACGACAGGGGCCAACCTCGTCATCGACGGAGGCATCATCCCCACTTTGTAACCTGCAGATCCGGTACCCGCCGGCACTGGAAATGCTGGACGTCGTGCGGTCCGTTACGTACGGTTCATGACGAACAGAACGGGGGACCCACCGTGATTCGCACGACTCGGCGTGCAGTAGCAGCGGCCACGGCGCTCATCGCCACCGCCACCACCTTGTCCGCGATGACGCGACCGGCCGAAGGAGCCACCGCCGACTGCACCCCGGCGGACCCGCCGCCCCGGGTGCTGTCGGTCCAATCCGACGACGTGACGCTCCTGCCGTCCTCGCGTGGCTTCACCGACCAGCCGGTGCACGTGACCGTGCAGAGCGCCTGCGGTGGCTCGTCGAGCTACCTGCAGCTCCGGTTCCGCCGCAGCGGTCAGGTCGGCGAGAAGGGGCGGGCCTGCGCGGTCAGCACGTCGTCTGACTACATCGACTCCGGTGCCGGGCCGGTCGCGACCAGCCAGCCGGACGTCTACGACCACCCGCTGAGCAAGCCGTGGTCGTTCGACGCGAACGACGACTACGGCACCCCGGCGACGACGAGTGCGTGTGCCGGGCCGTGGGACATCGTTGCGACCCCGTACAACACCTTCAAGATGGGCGACACCTCCACCACCACCAAGGGTGCACCGTTCACCGCGAAGGCCGTCTTCTCGTTCTTCCGCGGCTCCCGACTCACGACGAACGTTTCCCCCGAGCCGGTGCGCCGCGGCGCGACCGTGACCGTCAAGGGCCGCCTGACACGACAGGCGATGGCGCCGGACCGGCTCTCGACCGGCGCCCGGGACAAGTACATCGCCTTCGCTGGCGAGCCGGTCGGCCTGCAGCGACGGACCCTGTCCGGGACGTACAACAACATCCGGACGGTCCGCAGCAACCGGGACGGCTACCTCACCACCAAGCTGAAGGCGCTGCCCGAGGACCGCTGCTACCGCTGGGTCTACCGGGGCTCCGACACCACCCTGCGCGTCACAGCCGGCGGCGACTGCATCCACGTCCGCCGCTGACGGCACACCCATGTGCGAGAACATTGTCGCGTTGTCCGCTCATCGGCATGTCCGTACGCGTGGACAGCGATCAGGGATCCGGGACGGGTCTCTAGGCTGCAGTGATGGTCCTGCAACTCATCGGCAGTGGCTTGCCTCGCACTGGCACGTCCTCGCTCCGGGAGGCTCTGCGACACCTCCTGGGCGCGCCCGTCTACCACATGAGCGAGGCCTTCGCGCATCCCGATTGCCCATACCTGGGTGGCTGCCATGAAGGGGGACACACCCGACTGGGAGGACTTCCTGGCCGGGTACGCCGCCGGGGTTGACGCGCCGTTCTCGAACTGCTGGCGCGAGCTGTCCGCGGCATATCCGGATGCCCCGGTCTTGCTGTCGCGCCGTGCCGATCCCGAGGTGTGGCTCCGCAGCATGGAGGCGACGGTCCTGCCTCGCACTCGCGAGATTCTCGCGAAGGACGACCGCGATCCGATGGTTCCGTTGTTCCGGGTGATCTTCCGCGACCTGTTCACCGACATCGACGACGGGGATCAGGCCAAAGCCGGCTACCAGCGGCGGCTGGACGAGATCCGCGCCGAGATCGCCCCGGAGCGGCTCGTCGAGTGGCAGCCGGGAGACGGCTGGGAGCCCGTCTGTCACGCGCTCGGCGTGCCTGTCCCGGACCTGCCCTTTCCTCACGAGAGCAGCACCGCGGACTACCTGTCCCGCAAGGGAGCTCGTGCGCACAATGATGCGCAACGGGTAGCGTCCTTACGCTCATCGAACTAGCTCGCGCGCGAGCCGCTCGCAGGCGGCACCGTCTTCACCGCTCTCACCTCCGGCGGGACCAAGGTCGGCAACCACTACTGGAACCGCCTCCCCGACAACACCGAGGTCGACATGACCGCAGACCAGTTCCTGCCCGGCGAGGTCATCGCAAACGGCCGGGACGTCGCACGGCCACCTACGCACCACGCCGCCACCGCGAGCAGTACGAACTACTCCGCGACCGTGTGCTGCAAGGCACTCGCCGGCACGAGCGCCCAGACCGCCGCCAGGTAGCCGACGGTGTCGAACGCCGGCGGGACAACGTCCCGTCCGGCGTGCTCAACCGGACTAGCAGATGGTCGGGCCAAGGTCGCCGAAAAGCGGTCCGCCGACGCTCGTGCAAGGGTGTGGCCATGGCAGGTGAAGCGGCTCGGGGTCGTGAGGGCGTGCTTGAAACGGATCGTCTGCTGCTGCGGCCGTGGCGGGTAGACGAGGCCGGTATTCAGCGTGAGATGTGGGCTGAACGCGACCCGCGGGTGCCGCCGCACCGCCGCATCGACGCGGACGGACATCCCACGGTCGCAGATTTCGAGGAGGCGATCCGCGCCAACCAGCCGTCCTCGCTCGGGTTGCTGGCGGTCGAGCGGGAGGTCGAGGGCGACGCCATCGGGTACTGCGGCCTGGTCGACAGCGGACGAGGGACGCACGAGCCGGAACTGGCGTTCGAGTTCCTGCGTCGCTGCTGGGGGCAGGGATACGCAACCGAGGCGTCCTGGGCGGTGCTGGACTGGGCGAGAACGTCCGGGTACGAGCGACTGTGGGCATCCGTCTGGGACTGGAACACCGCCTCGCGCCGCGTGCTGGCGAAGATCGGGTTCACCGAGACCGACCGCGAGGAAGCGAACTACGGGACCAACCTGGTCACCACGAGACGGCTCTGACCCACGCCGTCTCATCGGGCGTGAGAACGGGTAGTCGGCCATCTGTACGCCGCCCTGCGCGCGGTCAGC
It encodes:
- a CDS encoding SDR family oxidoreductase, with the translated sequence MAGARSASAEIVALVDAGSVTFVATDLAAPDGPDQLVAEALERGRLDILVNNVGAVTPRMNGFLDVTDEEWFRSLTLNLMAAVRTTRAALPMMLEAGRGSIVMTSSVNAYLPSPGVMDYSAAKAALSSFSKALSMEVGPRGVRVNTVSPGPVHTDMWLGTDGIAQRVAQVTGSTPEDVAAGTASGSVTGRFSDPAEVADAVLFLASRRSGNTTGANLVIDGGIIPTL
- a CDS encoding sulfotransferase; the protein is MVLQLIGSGLPRTGTSSLREALRHLLGAPVYHMSEAFAHPDCPYLGGCHEGGHTRLGGLPGRVRRRG
- a CDS encoding sulfotransferase family protein, which gives rise to MAAMKGDTPDWEDFLAGYAAGVDAPFSNCWRELSAAYPDAPVLLSRRADPEVWLRSMEATVLPRTREILAKDDRDPMVPLFRVIFRDLFTDIDDGDQAKAGYQRRLDEIRAEIAPERLVEWQPGDGWEPVCHALGVPVPDLPFPHESSTADYLSRKGARAHNDAQRVASLRSSN
- a CDS encoding GNAT family N-acetyltransferase produces the protein MAGEAARGREGVLETDRLLLRPWRVDEAGIQREMWAERDPRVPPHRRIDADGHPTVADFEEAIRANQPSSLGLLAVEREVEGDAIGYCGLVDSGRGTHEPELAFEFLRRCWGQGYATEASWAVLDWARTSGYERLWASVWDWNTASRRVLAKIGFTETDREEANYGTNLVTTRRL